One genomic segment of Nitrospirota bacterium includes these proteins:
- the mutS gene encoding DNA mismatch repair protein MutS translates to MADLTPLMRQYEALKAEHPGALLLFRVGDFYELFGDDAAVAAPILQIALTTRDKNKDNAVPLCGVPYHAAPGYVAKLLAAGRTVALAEQMEEPTPGALVRRDVVRVLTPGTVLDDALLSGADHAYLAAVIQDGDEASLARADLSTGAFHVIAARGSECAALLADELARTDPREVLVGPGWTWPPRHDAVYQACGPEAFDLHHAEQALREQFSSSEAWESLRPIERRAAGALLRYVRHALKGRTAALSPPTRAAFGDFLDIDEAAQRTLELIRGADGSANGSLLKTLDETLTPMGSRLLRERLVRPLCSRAVINSRLDAVAAFVADPSTRAAVRTHLREIGDIDRALARAAIGSCSPRDLAQLGRSLEAASLAAKALTASPDPGLSALADRWEDFGSVTDQLAAAVAPSPPPTVRDGGVIRDGYHAELDALRALRRNGAGGLAELEARERARTGIDSLKIRHNQVFGYYIEVTKANAGRVPADYQRRQTLVNAERYVTPELAEIESKVMTADEKIRALEAQLFDDLRGAVVRHTTRLRTHALRIAEIDVTAALAEGAHRHRWVRPVVVDEPVLNIRAGRHPVVERLLPAQRFVPNDAEMDGAATRLILLTGPNMAGKSTYMRQVALIVIMAQMGSFVPAEAATVGLADRLFARVGAHDDIASGRSTFMVEMSETASILARATPRSLILLDEIGRGTSTFDGISIAWAVAEDVHTRIGARTLFATHYHELTALAESLPGLKNYKAAVREWNDEIVFMRKIVEGGADRSYGIQVARLAGLPDAVVRRARELLHELEQRGARPPGPARETPPQPDLFTAPTHPVVEEIVELDVLNLTPLEALTVLDRLKKRATGSPD, encoded by the coding sequence ATGGCCGATTTGACCCCGTTGATGCGCCAGTACGAGGCGCTCAAAGCCGAGCACCCCGGCGCGCTGCTGTTGTTTCGCGTGGGCGACTTCTACGAGCTGTTCGGAGACGACGCGGCCGTCGCCGCGCCGATCCTGCAGATCGCCCTGACCACCCGCGACAAAAATAAGGACAATGCGGTCCCGCTGTGCGGCGTGCCGTATCACGCCGCGCCCGGCTACGTCGCCAAACTGCTCGCCGCGGGCAGGACCGTGGCGCTGGCCGAGCAGATGGAGGAACCCACGCCCGGCGCGTTGGTGCGTCGCGACGTGGTGCGCGTGCTCACCCCCGGCACGGTGCTGGACGACGCGTTGTTGTCGGGAGCCGACCACGCGTATTTGGCCGCGGTGATCCAAGACGGGGATGAGGCGTCCTTGGCGCGCGCCGATCTCTCGACCGGGGCCTTCCACGTGATCGCCGCGCGCGGGAGCGAATGCGCGGCGCTGCTCGCCGACGAACTGGCGCGCACCGATCCGCGGGAAGTGCTGGTGGGGCCCGGATGGACGTGGCCCCCGCGACACGACGCGGTCTACCAGGCGTGTGGACCCGAGGCGTTCGACCTCCATCACGCCGAGCAGGCGCTGCGCGAACAATTTTCTTCCTCCGAAGCGTGGGAGTCGCTTCGCCCCATCGAACGCCGCGCGGCGGGTGCGCTGCTCCGCTACGTGCGGCACGCGCTCAAGGGCCGGACCGCCGCGTTGTCCCCGCCCACCCGCGCGGCGTTCGGAGACTTTCTCGACATCGACGAAGCGGCCCAGCGGACCCTCGAACTGATCCGCGGCGCAGACGGGTCCGCCAACGGCTCGCTGCTCAAGACGCTCGACGAGACGCTGACCCCAATGGGCTCGCGGCTGCTTCGCGAGCGGCTCGTGCGCCCCCTGTGCTCCCGCGCCGTCATCAACAGCCGCCTGGATGCGGTGGCGGCGTTCGTCGCCGATCCCTCGACGCGCGCCGCGGTTCGCACTCATCTCCGCGAGATCGGAGACATCGACCGCGCGCTCGCGCGGGCCGCAATCGGCTCCTGCTCGCCCAGGGATTTGGCCCAGCTCGGCCGGTCGCTCGAAGCCGCGTCCTTGGCGGCCAAAGCGTTGACCGCGAGTCCGGACCCCGGCCTGTCGGCATTGGCCGATCGATGGGAAGACTTTGGATCCGTGACCGATCAACTGGCCGCGGCCGTCGCGCCGTCTCCGCCTCCCACCGTGCGCGACGGCGGCGTCATCCGCGACGGGTACCACGCCGAGTTGGATGCGCTCCGCGCGCTGCGCCGAAACGGCGCGGGAGGGCTCGCCGAACTCGAAGCGCGCGAACGCGCCCGTACCGGCATCGACTCGCTGAAGATCAGACACAATCAGGTGTTCGGGTATTACATCGAAGTCACCAAGGCCAATGCCGGCCGGGTCCCGGCCGACTACCAGCGCCGTCAAACCCTGGTGAACGCGGAGCGCTACGTCACGCCCGAACTGGCCGAGATCGAATCCAAAGTCATGACTGCGGACGAAAAAATCCGGGCGCTCGAAGCCCAGCTATTCGATGACCTGCGCGGGGCCGTGGTGAGACACACCACCCGGCTCCGGACTCACGCGCTTCGGATCGCCGAGATCGACGTGACCGCGGCACTCGCGGAGGGAGCGCATCGCCACCGATGGGTCCGGCCCGTGGTCGTGGACGAACCCGTGCTGAACATTCGAGCCGGGCGGCACCCGGTGGTCGAACGCCTGCTGCCCGCGCAACGATTTGTGCCCAACGACGCCGAAATGGACGGCGCCGCGACCCGGCTGATCCTGCTCACCGGCCCGAACATGGCGGGAAAATCCACCTACATGCGGCAGGTGGCGCTGATCGTGATCATGGCGCAGATGGGGTCGTTCGTGCCCGCGGAAGCCGCTACCGTGGGACTCGCTGACCGTCTGTTCGCGCGCGTGGGCGCGCACGACGATATCGCGAGCGGACGCAGCACGTTCATGGTGGAGATGAGCGAAACCGCGTCGATCCTGGCGCGGGCCACTCCCCGCAGCCTGATCCTGCTCGATGAGATCGGTCGAGGGACCAGCACGTTCGACGGGATCAGTATCGCGTGGGCGGTAGCGGAAGACGTGCACACCCGGATCGGAGCGCGGACCCTGTTCGCCACGCACTACCACGAGTTGACCGCGCTCGCGGAGTCGTTGCCCGGGCTGAAAAACTACAAAGCCGCGGTCCGGGAGTGGAACGACGAAATCGTGTTCATGCGGAAAATCGTAGAAGGCGGCGCCGATCGCAGCTACGGCATCCAGGTGGCGCGTCTGGCCGGCTTGCCCGACGCCGTGGTCCGCCGGGCCCGCGAACTCCTACACGAACTAGAACAACGCGGGGCCCGTCCACCGGGGCCCGCGCGCGAAACGCCCCCTCAACCCGACCTGTTCACCGCGCCGACGCATCCGGTGGTCGAAGAGATCGTCGAACTCGACGTGCTCAATCTCACGCCGCTGGAAGCGCTGACCGTGTTGGATCGACTGAAGAAGCGCGCGACCGGATCGCCGGATTGA
- the msrA gene encoding peptide-methionine (S)-S-oxide reductase MsrA, producing MSFWGMEGKLRMPKPGEALPGRAEAMRVPQKHFVHGRPLQPPFADGLEMAMFGMGCFWGAERRFWQLHGVHTTAVGYAGGLTPNPTYEEVCTGLTGHNEVVRVVFDPAVVSYEHLLKVFWESHDPTQGMRQGNDVGTQYRSGIYCYGAIQQAAALASRDTYQEALRAAGHGRITTEIVDAPPFYYAEAYHQQYLAKNPGGYCGLGGTGVSCPVGLVAG from the coding sequence ATGTCGTTTTGGGGAATGGAAGGAAAGCTCCGGATGCCGAAACCGGGCGAGGCGTTGCCCGGGAGGGCGGAGGCGATGCGGGTCCCGCAGAAACACTTCGTACACGGGCGGCCGCTCCAGCCGCCGTTTGCGGACGGTCTTGAAATGGCAATGTTCGGTATGGGCTGCTTCTGGGGGGCGGAGCGAAGGTTCTGGCAACTTCACGGCGTCCACACGACGGCGGTAGGGTATGCGGGCGGGTTGACGCCCAATCCCACCTACGAAGAAGTGTGTACGGGGTTGACCGGCCACAACGAGGTCGTCCGCGTGGTCTTTGATCCCGCCGTGGTCAGTTACGAGCACCTGCTCAAGGTCTTCTGGGAATCCCACGATCCGACGCAAGGCATGCGCCAGGGCAACGATGTGGGTACTCAGTACCGATCGGGTATCTACTGCTATGGGGCCATTCAACAGGCCGCGGCGCTGGCGTCGCGGGACACCTATCAGGAGGCGCTGCGGGCGGCGGGTCACGGACGGATCACCACCGAAATCGTGGACGCCCCTCCCTTCTACTACGCCGAGGCCTATCATCAACAGTACCTGGCCAAGAACCCCGGAGGGTACTGCGGACTGGGCGGCACCGGAGTATCGTGTCCGGTCGGCCTGGTTGCGGGCTGA
- the queC gene encoding 7-cyano-7-deazaguanine synthase QueC — protein MPTSSQTVLLLSGGLDSAVTLGMLHAEGRTVHALTVEYGQRHAVELARARALASHYGVAHRTVTVDLRALGGSALTDEIDVPKDRQPGAGGIPATYVPARNTILLSLALAWAEVVNAGAIAIGVNAVDYSGYPDCRPEYLTAFRQLTRLATRMGVETGSGVDVIAPLSGLNKAEIIRRGVALGVPLALTHSCYDPVGDLACGRCDSCRIRRNGFEAAGVPDPTRYAASQAAVGL, from the coding sequence ATGCCGACGTCGTCGCAGACCGTGTTGTTGTTGAGCGGAGGGCTCGACTCCGCCGTGACGTTGGGGATGCTCCACGCCGAAGGGCGAACGGTGCATGCCCTCACCGTGGAGTACGGGCAACGGCACGCCGTTGAATTGGCGCGCGCGCGAGCTCTAGCCTCGCACTACGGCGTGGCCCACCGGACCGTCACCGTGGACTTACGGGCGCTGGGGGGATCCGCGTTGACCGACGAGATCGACGTGCCCAAGGATCGCCAGCCCGGCGCCGGCGGCATTCCGGCGACTTACGTTCCGGCTCGCAATACCATCCTGTTGTCGTTGGCGTTGGCCTGGGCTGAGGTGGTGAACGCAGGGGCGATCGCCATCGGGGTCAACGCCGTGGACTACTCGGGTTATCCCGACTGTCGCCCCGAGTACCTCACGGCGTTTCGGCAGCTGACGCGCCTTGCCACGCGGATGGGCGTCGAGACCGGCTCGGGCGTGGACGTGATCGCACCGTTGAGCGGACTCAATAAGGCGGAAATCATCAGACGAGGCGTGGCGCTGGGAGTGCCGTTGGCCCTCACACATAGCTGCTATGACCCGGTCGGTGATTTGGCCTGCGGCCGCTGCGACAGTTGCCGGATACGGCGCAACGGGTTTGAGGCCGCCGGAGTTCCGGATCCCACGCGGTACGCGGCGTCCCAGGCTGCGGTCGGTCTGTGA
- a CDS encoding HIT domain-containing protein has product MRPLWAPWRMEYITSDKSGPCILCAKPSASQDRENFILERTAHSFVMMNLYPYSNGHLMVSPYAHVDRLFALDDAAALDLTATLGRALERLRAALSPEGFNVGLNLGRAAGAGIETHLHFHIVPRWSGDTNYMTLFAEVRVIPEHLVATYDRLLPYFQGKRP; this is encoded by the coding sequence GTGCGACCGCTCTGGGCCCCGTGGCGAATGGAGTACATCACGAGCGACAAGTCCGGGCCGTGCATCCTGTGCGCAAAACCTTCGGCGTCACAAGACCGGGAGAACTTCATCCTCGAGCGCACCGCACACAGCTTTGTGATGATGAACCTCTACCCGTACTCGAACGGCCACCTGATGGTTTCGCCGTACGCGCACGTCGATCGCCTGTTCGCGCTGGATGACGCGGCGGCGCTCGACCTCACCGCCACGCTCGGTCGCGCCTTGGAACGCCTGCGCGCCGCGCTCTCCCCGGAAGGATTCAACGTGGGATTGAACCTCGGAAGGGCGGCGGGCGCCGGTATCGAGACCCACCTGCACTTTCACATCGTGCCGCGCTGGAGCGGCGATACGAACTACATGACGCTGTTTGCGGAAGTCCGCGTGATCCCGGAACACCTGGTCGCCACATATGACCGGTTGCTCCCCTATTTCCAAGGGAAACGACCGTGA
- a CDS encoding LapA family protein: protein MIRWGLIVVLTAAVLVVASENRADLVMLQMLFGFRTPPFSLGLLILVCFTAGAVITALWLVPAWVHASLLARRQRKQIESLEAQVVAAPPQPGSAPSTGNIPPPDIWTGS, encoded by the coding sequence GTGATCCGTTGGGGGCTGATCGTGGTCCTGACGGCCGCGGTGCTGGTGGTGGCCAGCGAAAACCGCGCCGACCTGGTGATGCTGCAAATGCTCTTCGGGTTCCGGACGCCTCCGTTCTCGCTTGGACTCCTCATCCTCGTGTGCTTCACGGCGGGCGCGGTCATCACGGCCTTGTGGCTGGTGCCGGCATGGGTACACGCATCACTCCTGGCGCGGCGTCAGCGAAAACAGATCGAGTCTCTGGAAGCGCAAGTGGTCGCGGCGCCCCCCCAGCCAGGAAGCGCCCCTTCAACAGGGAATATACCCCCTCCGGACATTTGGACGGGCTCATAG
- the folE gene encoding GTP cyclohydrolase I FolE produces the protein MNNPKRSIVGKRPPGGSAVSSNGERGPAENNGEREDSRQIEDLVFRLLALLGEDPRREGLVNTPARVERALRYFTSGYHQDVDDVLNGALFPIEYNEMVIVRDIDFYSLCEHHLLPFFGKCHVAYLPNKKIIGLSKLPRLVEMFSRRLQVQERLTQQIADTIQDRIDPFGVAVVIEGQHLCTMMRGVEKQNALAVTSAMLGTFKADYKARAEFLNLIHRRPS, from the coding sequence GTGAACAACCCCAAACGATCGATAGTCGGCAAGCGACCGCCAGGTGGGTCCGCGGTCAGCAGCAATGGCGAGCGTGGACCAGCCGAAAACAACGGTGAGCGCGAAGACTCGCGGCAGATCGAGGACCTGGTCTTCCGACTCCTGGCCCTTCTGGGGGAGGACCCGAGGCGGGAGGGGTTGGTGAACACCCCGGCTCGGGTGGAACGGGCTCTCAGATACTTCACGTCGGGATACCATCAAGACGTCGACGACGTGCTCAACGGCGCGCTCTTTCCTATCGAATACAACGAGATGGTCATCGTCCGCGACATCGATTTCTACTCGTTGTGCGAGCACCACCTGTTGCCGTTCTTCGGAAAGTGCCACGTCGCGTATTTGCCCAATAAGAAGATCATCGGCTTGTCCAAGCTGCCCCGACTGGTGGAGATGTTCAGTCGCCGTCTTCAAGTGCAGGAGCGGTTGACGCAACAAATCGCCGACACGATCCAGGATCGCATCGATCCATTCGGGGTCGCGGTCGTGATCGAAGGACAGCACCTCTGTACCATGATGCGGGGCGTTGAGAAACAGAACGCCCTGGCGGTGACCAGCGCGATGCTGGGCACCTTCAAGGCCGACTACAAAGCGCGGGCCGAGTTTCTCAACCTGATTCACCGCCGGCCGTCGTGA
- a CDS encoding ATP-binding cassette domain-containing protein produces the protein MSQPTPHAVVDVRRQQCPYPLLMIKKALDGLREGDVLEAQTDHLPTARETTPRFCRDMGYGLHVIEEPGLWRLIITKGNEAPKPVSLTLEGVGKSYPSSGGRVTALEGINLQIPEGEFFCIVGPSGCGKSTLLNLIAGLEFPDRGAVKIKGHAVTGAGADRVVIFQEGALFPWLTVRQNVEFGLKINGVESQVRRDLAMDYLKMVHLPRFADSLVHELSGGMRQRVAIARALAMDPDILLMDEPFAALDAQTRDLLHVELQEIWTATNKTILFITHNVREAVCLASRIAVMTYRPGRIKETFTLTHHRPRHLEDPGLIDMSALILKTLRAEVDKAVKAELGDA, from the coding sequence GTGAGTCAGCCGACCCCGCACGCCGTGGTCGACGTCAGGCGCCAGCAGTGTCCGTATCCGCTGCTCATGATCAAAAAGGCGCTCGACGGGCTGCGCGAAGGCGACGTGTTGGAGGCGCAGACCGACCATCTGCCGACCGCTCGCGAGACCACCCCGCGGTTCTGTCGCGACATGGGCTACGGCCTTCACGTCATTGAGGAACCCGGGTTGTGGCGACTCATCATCACCAAAGGCAATGAAGCTCCCAAGCCCGTGAGCCTCACGCTCGAAGGGGTTGGAAAGTCCTACCCGTCGAGCGGTGGCCGGGTGACCGCTCTGGAAGGCATCAATCTCCAGATCCCGGAGGGTGAATTTTTCTGCATCGTCGGGCCGTCGGGATGCGGGAAGTCCACGCTGTTGAACCTGATTGCGGGGCTGGAGTTTCCCGATCGCGGGGCGGTGAAGATCAAGGGACACGCGGTGACGGGCGCGGGCGCGGACCGTGTGGTGATCTTCCAGGAGGGCGCGTTGTTCCCGTGGTTGACGGTCCGACAGAACGTGGAGTTCGGACTGAAGATCAATGGGGTAGAATCCCAGGTCCGTCGAGACCTCGCGATGGATTACCTCAAAATGGTGCATCTGCCCCGCTTCGCGGACTCGCTGGTGCACGAACTCTCCGGCGGGATGCGACAACGCGTGGCCATCGCGCGCGCTCTCGCGATGGATCCCGACATCTTGCTGATGGATGAGCCGTTCGCCGCGCTCGACGCGCAAACGCGCGACCTGCTCCACGTCGAACTGCAGGAGATCTGGACCGCGACCAACAAGACGATCCTGTTCATCACCCACAACGTGCGGGAAGCGGTGTGTCTGGCCAGCCGTATCGCCGTGATGACGTACCGTCCGGGTCGCATCAAAGAGACCTTCACGCTGACCCACCACCGCCCCCGACATCTGGAGGACCCCGGTCTGATCGATATGTCGGCGCTGATTCTCAAAACCCTCCGCGCCGAGGTTGACAAAGCGGTCAAAGCCGAGCTCGGCGATGCATAA
- the folB gene encoding dihydroneopterin aldolase, protein MTDRLIVSGLALFTHCGVTPEERAVGQRIVVDVDMTVELGEAARRGGLEATVDYADLCRQVIEVGEKARHTLLESLAIDVAEAVLSRPRVREVRVRIIKPTPPIVPAVEAFIVELVRSRTRGAA, encoded by the coding sequence GTGACGGACCGGTTGATCGTGTCGGGTCTCGCGCTGTTCACGCATTGCGGAGTCACACCCGAAGAGCGCGCGGTGGGACAGCGCATCGTCGTGGACGTCGACATGACCGTTGAGCTCGGGGAGGCGGCTCGTCGAGGCGGTCTTGAGGCCACCGTGGACTACGCCGACCTCTGTCGGCAGGTCATCGAGGTCGGGGAGAAGGCACGGCATACCTTGTTGGAGTCCCTGGCCATAGACGTCGCCGAGGCGGTGCTCTCGAGGCCTCGAGTCCGTGAGGTGCGCGTCCGAATCATCAAACCCACCCCGCCCATCGTGCCCGCGGTCGAGGCGTTCATCGTCGAGTTGGTCCGCAGCCGGACGCGGGGAGCGGCGTAA
- a CDS encoding EVE domain-containing protein encodes MKSEPDVFSIDDLRRAPNQTTYWDGVRNYQARNLLRDEIRRGDGVLFYHSSVEPPGIAGEAVVAREGYPDPTAFDPSDPHYDPKSDPQRPTWFVVDVRFVRACRTLIPLDRLRAIPALRNMLVVRRGIRLSVQPVTPPEWDVIVALPEWG; translated from the coding sequence ATGAAATCGGAGCCGGACGTGTTTTCAATCGACGACCTTCGTCGCGCGCCGAACCAAACCACGTATTGGGACGGCGTCCGAAACTACCAGGCCCGCAACCTGCTTCGGGACGAGATCCGGCGCGGCGACGGCGTCTTGTTCTACCACAGCAGCGTGGAGCCTCCCGGGATCGCGGGCGAAGCCGTCGTAGCTCGCGAGGGGTACCCCGATCCTACCGCGTTCGACCCGAGCGATCCGCACTACGATCCCAAGAGTGATCCGCAACGCCCGACGTGGTTCGTGGTCGACGTACGGTTCGTCCGCGCGTGCCGGACGCTGATTCCGCTCGATCGCCTGAGAGCGATTCCCGCGCTGCGAAACATGCTGGTGGTACGGCGAGGGATACGGTTGTCGGTCCAGCCGGTCACGCCGCCCGAGTGGGACGTGATTGTGGCGCTTCCCGAGTGGGGATGA
- a CDS encoding diguanylate cyclase, with the protein MSRAGLTWVREMTLRSKLVAAFATWTIFVLLLTAGYVVIRFGALTEGLSPARLMQSQDVLGALLWLAGALSVATVIFSVVVARYILHPVAALARAVRETKPGAAHIPLPPVVTRDRDLWELTQAFDQMAYALGERDAALQQTLRERERQLNELGMISRFVEGCAQFQDGDELYRHLTTHIAQAVNAEVCFILRYEKNSNEMVAQIPGFGLGDEQLIAIKYQVTPEIRSAWDFKTQGALLCNDPQSDQRIVRELIRPLGFYNLIVVPFYFQQRVTGLIVVANKPRWLTHEDARLLSVFANHTSIAVANQSYYQEIQQLAVRDGLTGLYNYRHFRQQIERIVQQARRYGSPLSMLMIDLDNFKTYNDSYGHLRGDMILREVAALLLAHTRASDLVARYGGEEFAVLLPETGEEQAHSVGEKIRQVVEEHPFALAAGELPKSLTISVGVASSSAEPSADALIQKADIALYRAKESGKNRVVISKAA; encoded by the coding sequence CGTGGACCATCTTCGTTCTGCTGCTCACGGCCGGGTACGTGGTGATACGGTTCGGCGCGTTGACCGAAGGGTTGTCCCCTGCGCGGCTGATGCAAAGCCAAGACGTTCTGGGGGCCCTGTTGTGGCTGGCGGGCGCCCTGTCGGTGGCCACCGTGATCTTTTCGGTGGTGGTCGCCCGCTATATTCTGCACCCCGTGGCCGCGCTGGCGCGGGCGGTCCGGGAGACCAAACCGGGCGCGGCGCACATCCCCTTGCCCCCGGTGGTGACCCGCGACCGCGACTTGTGGGAGCTGACGCAGGCGTTCGACCAGATGGCCTACGCGCTCGGCGAACGCGATGCCGCGCTTCAACAGACGCTGAGGGAACGCGAGCGACAACTCAATGAACTGGGCATGATCTCCCGGTTCGTGGAAGGGTGCGCCCAATTCCAGGACGGGGATGAGCTGTACCGGCACCTCACGACGCATATCGCCCAGGCGGTGAACGCCGAGGTCTGTTTCATCTTGCGGTATGAGAAGAACTCAAACGAGATGGTCGCGCAGATCCCAGGTTTCGGCCTTGGCGACGAGCAACTCATCGCGATCAAGTACCAGGTGACGCCGGAGATCCGGTCGGCGTGGGACTTCAAAACCCAAGGCGCCCTGTTGTGCAACGATCCTCAGTCGGACCAGCGGATCGTCCGCGAACTCATCCGCCCGCTAGGATTTTACAACCTCATCGTGGTGCCGTTCTATTTCCAGCAACGCGTCACTGGGCTCATCGTGGTGGCGAACAAGCCGCGGTGGCTGACGCATGAAGACGCGAGGTTGCTGTCGGTGTTCGCCAATCATACGTCGATCGCCGTGGCCAACCAGAGTTATTATCAAGAAATCCAACAACTCGCGGTGCGGGACGGTCTCACCGGTTTGTACAACTACCGGCATTTCCGACAGCAGATCGAGCGGATCGTGCAACAGGCGCGTCGCTACGGCTCGCCCCTGTCGATGTTGATGATCGATCTGGACAACTTCAAGACGTACAACGACTCGTACGGCCATCTCAGGGGCGATATGATCTTGAGGGAGGTCGCCGCGTTGTTGCTGGCGCACACGCGCGCCTCGGATTTGGTGGCCCGCTACGGCGGCGAAGAATTCGCGGTGCTCTTACCTGAGACGGGTGAAGAACAGGCGCACAGCGTGGGAGAGAAGATCCGGCAGGTCGTTGAGGAGCACCCGTTCGCGCTGGCCGCCGGCGAGTTGCCGAAATCCCTGACCATCAGCGTGGGGGTGGCCTCATCCAGCGCAGAGCCGTCCGCCGACGCGCTCATCCAGAAAGCCGACATCGCCCTCTACCGCGCCAAAGAATCCGGGAAGAATCGGGTGGTCATCTCCAAGGCCGCGTAA
- a CDS encoding DUF1499 domain-containing protein: protein MSERKTSWFARWGFVMVVAGAAAAVLAGWGTRADLWSFRVGFLLLQGAVIGAAAGGLLGLIGVWRTRGGKKRGRWRAVLGVLLAVVVAGIPAMYMRKASTLPAIHDITTDPENPPAFSAVAPLRRGAPNPVEYGGPAVAEQQRRAYADIQPLRLETPPARACDRALEAAREMGWEIVDANPAQGRIEATATTFWFGFKDDVVVLVSPTETGSRIDVRSLSRVGRSDVGTNAARIRAYLTKLS, encoded by the coding sequence GTGAGCGAGCGAAAAACATCGTGGTTCGCACGATGGGGTTTCGTCATGGTGGTGGCGGGCGCTGCGGCCGCGGTCCTTGCCGGATGGGGCACCCGAGCCGACCTGTGGTCGTTCAGGGTCGGCTTTCTGCTCCTGCAGGGAGCGGTGATCGGGGCTGCGGCGGGAGGGTTGCTCGGTCTGATCGGTGTGTGGCGAACCCGCGGCGGTAAAAAACGAGGGAGATGGCGGGCGGTGCTGGGGGTGCTGCTCGCAGTCGTTGTCGCGGGGATCCCCGCGATGTACATGCGGAAGGCCAGCACCCTGCCCGCGATTCACGACATCACGACCGATCCGGAGAATCCCCCCGCGTTCTCGGCGGTCGCGCCGTTGCGGCGGGGCGCGCCCAACCCGGTGGAGTACGGCGGCCCCGCGGTGGCCGAGCAGCAGCGCCGCGCGTACGCCGACATCCAGCCCCTGAGGCTGGAGACTCCCCCGGCGCGCGCGTGCGACCGCGCGCTGGAAGCGGCTCGGGAGATGGGATGGGAGATCGTGGACGCGAACCCCGCGCAGGGCCGAATCGAAGCCACCGCGACGACGTTCTGGTTCGGGTTCAAGGACGACGTGGTCGTCCTCGTGTCCCCCACGGAAACCGGCAGCCGGATCGACGTCCGGTCGCTCTCGCGCGTGGGCCGCAGCGACGTCGGCACCAACGCCGCTCGGATACGAGCGTATCTTACGAAACTGTCCTAA
- a CDS encoding ABC transporter permease, which produces MHNARNAAIRVGFFALLLGLWEAVVWIEIWPDYLFPGPIQVFEALRLGVEDLTFLYAIATSLRRFVIGFSVALAIGIGLGLAIGSLRLVRETLGPLLIGLQSLPNIAWLPMGLLWFGLNDGAILFVIVMGVINSVAMSTADGIRNVPPIYRRAARTMGAQGVTLYLNVVLPAALPSIMTGVKLGWTFGWHALIAGEMLFVSLGLGHLLVMGRELSDMAQVMAVMLVIIAIGLAMERLVFSPLEHRVRRRWGLERA; this is translated from the coding sequence ATGCATAATGCCCGCAACGCCGCGATCCGCGTCGGCTTCTTCGCGCTGTTGCTGGGACTGTGGGAGGCGGTAGTCTGGATCGAGATCTGGCCCGACTACCTGTTCCCTGGTCCGATCCAAGTGTTCGAGGCGCTGCGACTCGGCGTCGAGGACCTGACCTTCCTGTACGCGATTGCGACGAGTCTCCGCCGGTTTGTCATCGGATTCAGCGTGGCGCTGGCCATCGGCATCGGATTGGGGCTCGCGATCGGGAGTTTGCGCCTCGTGCGCGAAACCCTGGGACCCCTGCTCATCGGACTCCAGAGTCTGCCGAACATCGCGTGGCTCCCGATGGGATTGCTGTGGTTCGGACTCAACGACGGGGCGATCCTGTTCGTGATCGTCATGGGGGTCATCAACTCGGTGGCCATGTCCACGGCCGACGGTATCCGCAACGTGCCGCCCATCTACCGCCGCGCCGCGCGCACCATGGGCGCCCAAGGCGTCACCCTCTACCTGAACGTCGTGCTGCCCGCCGCGCTGCCGTCGATCATGACCGGGGTCAAGCTCGGTTGGACGTTCGGCTGGCACGCGTTGATCGCGGGTGAGATGTTGTTCGTGAGCCTGGGCCTGGGGCACCTGCTCGTGATGGGCCGCGAGTTGTCGGACATGGCGCAGGTGATGGCCGTCATGTTGGTCATCATTGCGATCGGTCTGGCCATGGAACGGTTGGTCTTCTCGCCGTTGGAGCATCGCGTCCGCCGTCGCTGGGGACTGGAGAGGGCGTAG